In the Deltaproteobacteria bacterium GWA2_45_12 genome, one interval contains:
- a CDS encoding restriction endonuclease, whose product MTIDILPKFIRDAYEIHEWKHACVILKNDFHKEWDNIIEVLTEFRLKKSWITEGGGRKSQVAEAIDHAFYNKGWHEKLFTTKVVVDGHSMDSPTHKIDCYKNRVALEIEWNNKDPFFDRDLNNFRLLFDLRAISVGIIITRCDNLQDIFNGLDRGKSYGASTTHMSKLLPRIEGGGGSGCPLLVFGITQKLYETNN is encoded by the coding sequence ATGACGATTGACATTCTCCCAAAATTCATCAGAGACGCTTATGAAATACATGAATGGAAACATGCTTGTGTTATTCTTAAAAATGATTTCCACAAAGAATGGGATAATATAATTGAGGTCTTGACAGAGTTTAGACTCAAGAAAAGCTGGATCACAGAAGGGGGTGGAAGAAAATCACAAGTTGCAGAAGCAATTGATCATGCTTTTTATAATAAAGGATGGCATGAAAAACTTTTCACAACCAAAGTAGTTGTCGATGGACATTCGATGGATTCTCCTACTCATAAAATTGACTGTTATAAAAACCGTGTAGCTTTAGAAATTGAATGGAATAATAAAGACCCTTTTTTTGACAGGGATCTTAATAATTTTAGACTGTTATTTGATCTGAGAGCAATTAGCGTGGGCATCATTATAACAAGATGCGACAACCTCCAAGATATCTTCAATGGACTAGACCGCGGAAAATCCTATGGCGCTTCAACAACACATATGAGCAAACTTTTACCAAGAATCGAAGGTGGTGGAGGATCTGGATGCCCACTACTTGTTTTTGGAATTACTCAAAAATTATATGAAACAAATAATTAA